The window CCGCGGCGGTCTCCGACGGGCAGTAGGGGTCGTAGGCGATGATCTCGGTGTCGAACGGCCGGAGCAGCCCGACGAGGTCGCGGGCGGTGTTGCCGAGTCCGAGCAGGCCGATACGGCGGCCCGTGAGGCCGAGCCCCATCCACTGCTCCCGCTCGGCCCAGCGCCCCTGGCGTACCAGCCGGTCCTTGGCGGTCATGTTGTGCAGGAGCCCCAGCAGCATGGCGAGGGCGGCGGTGGCGACGGGCCGCCGGGCGCCGTCCGGGGTGATGGTCACGAGGGCGCCGTGGCGCGTGCAGGCGTCGAGGTCGACGGCGTCGTAGCCGACCCCGAAGCGGGCGAAGAGCACCGGGGGTGTGGTGAGGCCGGTGAAGGTGCGGGCGGTGACGGCGGGGCCCGCGAACAGGACGGCGTCGAGGCCGTCGACGTCCGGCGCGAGGAGCTCGTCGGTAGCGCGCGGCAGGTAGTGCCAGTCGATCCCGGCGGCGTCCAGCTCGCCCAGCCGGATGTCGCCCCACACATTGCGTCCGTCCGCGTCGAGGAAGTCGCGGCTGACCCCGACCGTGAAAGGGCCACCTGCCGACGGGAGGCCCGCCATCACAGCACCGCGACCGGGTTGACGGGCGAGCCCGTGCCGCCGGGGATGTTCAGCGGCGCGACCACGAGCAGGAACTCGTACCGGCCCTGCGCCGCGCAGGCGGCCGACAGCGCCTCCAGGTCGAGATTGTCCAGGAGCGGTACGCCCATCGCGGTGATGGCGAGGGCGTGCACGGGGGAGTGCAGCCCCTCGACGGGCGAGGGACGTACGTCGCTGTCGCCGTCACCGCCGAGCAGGGAGATCCCGCGTTCGGCCAGTAGGGGTACGGCGTCCACGTGGAAGCCGGCGCTCGCGTTGTCCGGGTTCCAGGGGCCGAGTTCGGCGCGCCGCCGGAAGTGGCCGGAACGCAGCAGCACCGCGTCGCCCTCGCCGACGCTCACGCCCAGCGCCTTCTCCGCGGCGACGACGTCCTCGGCGTGCACGGCGGTGCCGGGCTCCAGCCAGTCGATGCCGAGGGCGGCGGGCAGGTCGATCAGTACGCCCCTGGTGACGAGGGGGCCCAGCGCGGAGACGGCGCCGAAGTGGGCGCCGGCGGCGTCGACCACCTCGCGGGCGGTGCGGCCGTCATAGAGCTGACCGCGATAGGCGATGTGGGACAGCGCGTCGAGGTGACTGACGCCCTTGCCGTGGTAGTCGACGGCGATGAAGTCCTTGTGGCAGGACGGTTCGGGGGCCTCGACGTCGCCGAGGTCGGACATGTAGTGCAGCGCGGGCTTACCGTTGTCGGGGCCGGGCACGGTGTTCCAGGGCAGGGCCATGGGGACGGTGACGCCGCTGCGGACGAGGGCGGTGGCCCGCTGGACGTGGGCGGGGGTGACCCGGTTCCACGCGCCACGGTCGGCGGGGGTCCAACTGCCCCAGGTCCGTACGGCGGCGAAGAGGGAGTCGAACTCCTCGCGAGACAGAGGGGGGCCGTTGTCGGGCGGAGGGGGCGGGGAGTCGGGCGGGCTGCTGGTCATGAGGTGCTCAGCGCTCCAAGGCTCGGAGGGTGTCGTTGGCCGGCTTACAAGGCGCGCTACGGTCGGCGGACTCGGCGAATCCCGATGCAAAGCGCGCGGCGACGGCATTGTCGTTCGGCGACAGACGAGAGACAATAACAACATGCTGAACTTCGAACAGAATGATGGGTGGAATCGACGGTGAGCGCAAGCGACCCGGGAAGCCTCGTCCCGGCGGTGACCCGCGCGGTGGCGATTCTCGACGTGCTCGGCGAGGCGGAGGGCCGCCCGCTGTCGGTCAGCGAGATCGCGCGTGCCCTGGACCTGCCCAAGTCCTCGACGGGCAATCTCTGCGCCTCCCTGGAGGCGGCGGGCATGATCACGCGCAACGGCGCGGGCTTCGCGCTCGGGCGCAAACTGGTGGAGCTCGGCGGCCGGTACCTGTCCACGGTGGACCAGCTGCGCGACTTCTACGAGTTGTGCCGGCGCAGCTCGCACATCTCGCAGGAGACCGCCCGGGTGGCCGTTCTCGACGGCCTGGACGTGCTGTACCTGGCCAGGTACGACGGCACCCAGCCGTTGCGGCTCACCGCCAACATCGGCGACCGTTTCCCCGCGAACTGCACGGCCACCGGCAAGGCCATCCTCTCCACGCTGGATCCGGCGGTGGCGGAGGACCGGCTGCGCGGCCGTACGCTGCCCGCGCTGAGTGAACGGTCCATCACCTCGGTGCCCGCGCTGCTCCAGGACCTGGCGCAGGCCCGGGAGCGGGGTTACGCGGTCGACGACGAGGAGGCGACGGCGGGTGTGCTGTGTCTGGCCGTGCCGGTATCAGGCTTCCGCACCGACTCAGCACCCTTCGCGATCAGCGTCACCGTGCTCAAAGCGCGGCTCGACGACGAGTTCCGTGCGGCACTCCTGAAGGATCTGCGCGCCATCGCGGCGGGCATGGAGAACCCCATGCTCCCGCCGGGGGCGTCGGAGAGGGGTCGATGAGGTGAGGCGGGGCCCCCGCCTCCGCCTGAGGTGATCGTCGTCGCGGCGGCCGTACGGAAATCTCTCCGTACGGCCGCCGCAACGTTTGGGCAACTTATGACAACGGGAGTATTGACCAACATGCTGTGATGCGTTCAGGATGCTGGTCGAGCCGATGGATCGGTCCTCGGCCTGCAGATCCCGGAGAAGTCCGTGAACGACGCTCCTGACGACATGGCCGCCAGTTCTCCGTCGCCCGACGGGCGCGCGGCCTCCCGCCCGATCGTGACGATCCGCGGCCTGCGCAAGCGGTTCGGCGGCACTCTCGCGCTCGCCGATGTGGACCTCGACATCCACGCCGGCAGCGTCCTTGCCCTGTTGGGGCACAATGGTGCCGGAAAATCCACACTTATCAAGATCCTCGCCGGTGTCTATCGCGCCGACGAGGGCCAGGTCACCATCGCCGACCACCCTCTCGGCTCCGGCGCCGCGAGCGCCGAGATGTCCTTCATCCACCAGGACCTGGGCCTCGTGGAATGGATGACCGTGGCCGAGAACGTCGCCCTGGGCACCGGCTACCCCCGCCGCGCCGGGCTCGTCTCCTGGCGGCAGGTACGCCGGCGCTGCACCGAGGCCCTGGAGATAGTCGCCGGGCACCTCGACCCGGACGCCGCCGTCGCCGACCTCACCCGCGCCGAACGCTCCCTCGTCGCCATCGCCCGCGCGCTGGCCACCCGCGCCCGCCTCATCGTCCTCGACGAACCCACAGCCAGCCTCCCCGCCGCCGACTGCGCGAGGCTCTTCGACGTCCTGCACACCCTGCGCGACCGAGGCCACGCCATCGTCTACGTCAGCCACCGCCTCGACGAGGTGTACCAGGTGGCCGACCGCTACGCCGTCCTGCGCGACGGACACCTCATCAGCGAGGGCCTCCTCGCCGACCACGGCCCCGACCGGATCGTGCGCGACATCGTCGGCCACGAGCCGGAGAGCCACCGTCCGACGGCCCCGCGCACCACCTCCGCGTCCGCCT is drawn from Streptomyces bottropensis ATCC 25435 and contains these coding sequences:
- a CDS encoding NAD(P)-dependent oxidoreductase; translation: MAGLPSAGGPFTVGVSRDFLDADGRNVWGDIRLGELDAAGIDWHYLPRATDELLAPDVDGLDAVLFAGPAVTARTFTGLTTPPVLFARFGVGYDAVDLDACTRHGALVTITPDGARRPVATAALAMLLGLLHNMTAKDRLVRQGRWAEREQWMGLGLTGRRIGLLGLGNTARDLVGLLRPFDTEIIAYDPYCPSETAAELGVRLADADTVLAESDAVIVMCVLTEETHHLVDARRLSLMKPHAVLLNVARGPIVDETALIDALRAGRIRGAGLDVFETEPPEPDNPLLHMDNVVLSPHSLAWTDEMSAGNGGSAVRAVLDVATGRLPRFVVNRDVLAHPSLSERLGALADDASRPARAGVRP
- a CDS encoding IclR family transcriptional regulator; the protein is MSASDPGSLVPAVTRAVAILDVLGEAEGRPLSVSEIARALDLPKSSTGNLCASLEAAGMITRNGAGFALGRKLVELGGRYLSTVDQLRDFYELCRRSSHISQETARVAVLDGLDVLYLARYDGTQPLRLTANIGDRFPANCTATGKAILSTLDPAVAEDRLRGRTLPALSERSITSVPALLQDLAQARERGYAVDDEEATAGVLCLAVPVSGFRTDSAPFAISVTVLKARLDDEFRAALLKDLRAIAAGMENPMLPPGASERGR
- a CDS encoding sugar ABC transporter ATP-binding protein; this encodes MAASSPSPDGRAASRPIVTIRGLRKRFGGTLALADVDLDIHAGSVLALLGHNGAGKSTLIKILAGVYRADEGQVTIADHPLGSGAASAEMSFIHQDLGLVEWMTVAENVALGTGYPRRAGLVSWRQVRRRCTEALEIVAGHLDPDAAVADLTRAERSLVAIARALATRARLIVLDEPTASLPAADCARLFDVLHTLRDRGHAIVYVSHRLDEVYQVADRYAVLRDGHLISEGLLADHGPDRIVRDIVGHEPESHRPTAPRTTSASASTVLRMSGATTEGAGPVDLELRAGEVLGMVGLTGAGHMHLGRALAGSRPLTGGQVLLDGRPYRPGSVSAAVDAGIGFVTSNRQEEGCALELSVRENFLANPRADARSPWRWISPKRERAQARSLVERFGVRPGDPEAPIATLSGGNQQKIMIGRWLRLSRRVVILEEPTAGVDVGAKAEIYRLLDDALAEGLAVLLISTDFEEVADVCHRALVFVRGVVTAELSGAALTVTELTHAASAMPALTGTGNH
- a CDS encoding cyclase family protein gives rise to the protein MTSSPPDSPPPPPDNGPPLSREEFDSLFAAVRTWGSWTPADRGAWNRVTPAHVQRATALVRSGVTVPMALPWNTVPGPDNGKPALHYMSDLGDVEAPEPSCHKDFIAVDYHGKGVSHLDALSHIAYRGQLYDGRTAREVVDAAGAHFGAVSALGPLVTRGVLIDLPAALGIDWLEPGTAVHAEDVVAAEKALGVSVGEGDAVLLRSGHFRRRAELGPWNPDNASAGFHVDAVPLLAERGISLLGGDGDSDVRPSPVEGLHSPVHALAITAMGVPLLDNLDLEALSAACAAQGRYEFLLVVAPLNIPGGTGSPVNPVAVL